In a single window of the Pseudopipra pipra isolate bDixPip1 chromosome 21, bDixPip1.hap1, whole genome shotgun sequence genome:
- the ORAI2 gene encoding protein orai-2 isoform X1, translating into MSSELNVPVDPSTPACCSEPGTKGMDYRDWVRRSYLELVTSNHHSVQALSWRKLYLSRAKLKASSRTSALLSGFAMVAMVEVQLEVQYKYPQMLLIAFSACTTVLVAVHLFALLISTCILPNVEAVSNIHNLNSISESPHERMHPYIELAWGFSTVLGILLFLAEVVLLCWIKFLPVGSILKNETTNVEKPSSHAGWQSALVSTIIMVPVGLIFVVFTIHFYRSLVRHKTERHNREIEELHKLKVQLDGHDRGMQVV; encoded by the exons ATGAGTTCTGAATTAAACGTCCCAGTGGATCCCTCCACCCCCGCTTGCTGCTCTGAGCCTGGCACAAAGGGCATGGATTACCGGGACTGGGTCCGGCGCAGCTACCTGGAATTGGTCACGTCAAACCACCACTCTGTTCAAGCCCTTTCCTGGAGAAAATTGTACCTGAGCCGAGCCAAACTGAAAGCTTCCAGCAgaacctctgctctgctctctggatTTGCCATG GTTGCCATGGTGGAGGTGCAGCTGGAGGTGCAGTACAAGTACCCCCAGATGCTGCTGATCGCCTTCAGTGCCTGCACGACGGTGCTCGTGGCGGTTCATCTCTTCGCCCTGCTCATCAGCACCTGCATTCTGCCCAACGTGGAGGCAGTGAGCAACATCCACAACCTGAACTCCATCAGCGAGTCCCCCCACGAGCGCATGCACCCCTACATCGAGCTGGCCTGGGGCTTCTCCACCGTCCTGGGAATCCTCCTGTTCCTCGCGGAggtggtgctgctgtgctggataAAATTCCTGCCTGTGGGCTCCATCCTGAAGAACGAGACCACCAACGTGGAGAAGCCCAGCAGCCACGCGGGCTGGCAGTCAGCACTGGTCTCCACCATCATCATGGTCCCCGTGGGTCTGATTTTTGTCGTCTTCACCATTCACTTCTACCGCTCCTTGGTGCGGCACAAAACGGAGCGGCACAACCGGGAGATCGAGGAGCTCCACAAACTCAAAGTGCAGTTAGATGGGCATGACAGAGGCATGCAGGTGGTGTGA
- the ORAI2 gene encoding protein orai-2 isoform X2: protein MVEVQLEVQYKYPQMLLIAFSACTTVLVAVHLFALLISTCILPNVEAVSNIHNLNSISESPHERMHPYIELAWGFSTVLGILLFLAEVVLLCWIKFLPVGSILKNETTNVEKPSSHAGWQSALVSTIIMVPVGLIFVVFTIHFYRSLVRHKTERHNREIEELHKLKVQLDGHDRGMQVV from the coding sequence ATGGTGGAGGTGCAGCTGGAGGTGCAGTACAAGTACCCCCAGATGCTGCTGATCGCCTTCAGTGCCTGCACGACGGTGCTCGTGGCGGTTCATCTCTTCGCCCTGCTCATCAGCACCTGCATTCTGCCCAACGTGGAGGCAGTGAGCAACATCCACAACCTGAACTCCATCAGCGAGTCCCCCCACGAGCGCATGCACCCCTACATCGAGCTGGCCTGGGGCTTCTCCACCGTCCTGGGAATCCTCCTGTTCCTCGCGGAggtggtgctgctgtgctggataAAATTCCTGCCTGTGGGCTCCATCCTGAAGAACGAGACCACCAACGTGGAGAAGCCCAGCAGCCACGCGGGCTGGCAGTCAGCACTGGTCTCCACCATCATCATGGTCCCCGTGGGTCTGATTTTTGTCGTCTTCACCATTCACTTCTACCGCTCCTTGGTGCGGCACAAAACGGAGCGGCACAACCGGGAGATCGAGGAGCTCCACAAACTCAAAGTGCAGTTAGATGGGCATGACAGAGGCATGCAGGTGGTGTGA
- the PRKRIP1 gene encoding PRKR-interacting protein 1 — MAAPSAPRPPRPRKEPQPLVIPRSAAEEQRLRLERLMRNPEKTVPIPEKLNEWAPRPPPEFVRDVMGSSAGAGSGEFHVYRHLRRREYQRQDFMDAMAEKQRLDEEFQKKLERNKMVAEEQTAKRRRKRQKLKEKKLQAKKNKLEQKKQEKEPDQSQERGSSEDDEEDSKEEEEKEDDAEEPSFVMGRG, encoded by the exons ATGGCGGCGCCctcggccccgcggccgccccggccccgcaaGGAGCCGCAGCCGCTCGTCATCCCCCGGAGCGCGGCCGAGGAGCAGCGCCTCCGCCTCGAGCGCCTCATGAGGAACCCG GAAAAGACTGTACCAATCCCTGAAAAACTGAACGAATGGGCACCGCGACCTCCCCCGGAGTTCGTTAGAGACGTGATGG GttccagtgctggagctgggagcgGGGAGTTCCACGTGTACCGGCATCTCCGGCGGCGAGAGTACCAGAGGCAGGATTTCATGGATGCCATGGCTGAGAAG CAAAGACTAGATGAGGAATTCCAGAAGAAACTGGAGAGGAATAAGATGGTTGCAGAAGAGCAAACAGCAAAACGCAGAAGGAAGCG CCAGAAGTTAAAAGAGAAGAAGCTGCAagctaagaaaaataaacttgaacaaaagaagcaggaaaaag AACCAGATCAATCCCAAGAGCGAGGCAGCAGCGAGGATGACGAAGAGGACagcaaggaggaggaagagaaggaagatgaCGCTGAAGAGCCAAGTTTTGTGATGGGAAGAGGATGA